One Vibrio quintilis DNA segment encodes these proteins:
- a CDS encoding MarR family winged helix-turn-helix transcriptional regulator — translation MTTLLSSPIIDNLIVNNGVHMSAQALYKITVQTRRLYQLLRCVSDRQLEQFGINSSHRSLLEYLYHNPSQTVPQIADQKLVSRQHIQTIVNSLSERGLVVFISNPNHKRSSLVRLTRAGEEMFESVQITESALLEKVGLNFPQAGLEHASQTLDQIIECFQSTGGAEK, via the coding sequence TTGACAACCTTATTGTCATCGCCCATTATTGACAACCTGATTGTCAATAATGGTGTTCATATGTCTGCGCAGGCTCTATACAAAATTACGGTGCAAACCCGTCGGTTATATCAACTGCTTCGTTGTGTCTCTGATCGTCAGCTGGAACAGTTCGGGATAAATTCCAGCCACCGCTCTTTACTTGAGTATCTGTATCACAATCCGTCTCAGACCGTTCCTCAAATCGCTGACCAAAAATTGGTAAGTCGTCAGCATATACAAACAATCGTGAATTCTTTGAGTGAGCGGGGGCTGGTGGTATTCATCAGCAATCCAAATCACAAGCGCTCTTCTTTGGTCCGGTTAACCCGGGCCGGGGAGGAAATGTTTGAATCGGTGCAAATAACAGAATCTGCTTTGCTTGAAAAAGTGGGGTTAAATTTCCCGCAAGCCGGGCTGGAGCATGCAAGTCAAACACTCGATCAAATCATTGAGTGTTTTCAATCAACAGGTGGTGCTGAAAAGTAA
- a CDS encoding response regulator transcription factor, protein MTFKVQPSQLTGCIILFLTITVALQLYLFLKEAALLVLFFIPLALYFSPGSPLTSGKTLRLIIDNLTPVAWIVTVGELIYSLHAFSLSFSLWVNLGLFIAVAYGAQFVLQKLYISVNVTAEQPALNQLDKFQFTEREKELIQYLIKGLKYKEIAAALFISENTVKKHISNIYSKAAVNNKVELIYKISSSH, encoded by the coding sequence ATGACATTCAAAGTACAACCTAGCCAACTGACCGGCTGTATTATTCTCTTTTTAACCATCACCGTTGCTTTGCAGTTATATCTTTTTTTAAAAGAGGCCGCTTTGCTGGTGCTGTTTTTTATTCCGCTGGCACTTTATTTCAGTCCTGGTTCCCCGCTCACTTCCGGTAAAACATTGCGTCTGATCATTGATAATCTGACTCCGGTTGCCTGGATTGTTACCGTGGGGGAGCTGATTTATTCGCTGCATGCCTTCAGTCTTAGTTTTTCATTATGGGTGAATCTGGGGCTGTTTATTGCGGTGGCTTACGGGGCTCAGTTTGTATTACAGAAACTCTATATCTCAGTGAATGTTACAGCGGAACAACCCGCCCTGAATCAGCTGGATAAATTTCAGTTTACTGAGAGAGAAAAAGAGCTGATTCAGTATTTAATCAAGGGTCTCAAATATAAAGAAATCGCAGCCGCGCTGTTTATTTCAGAAAATACCGTGAAAAAGCATATCTCAAATATTTATTCCAAAGCGGCAGTAAACAATAAAGTAGAGCTGATTTATAAAATTTCCTCATCACATTAA
- a CDS encoding DUF4397 domain-containing protein, with amino-acid sequence MKVNSLIAVFGSAIFLAGCNHEDDNDVQLRVTHASSDAPMVSVTLNGDVASGLEKTDYQVAGDWIGLMSGSYDIAVNALLPGDQQSEVIGANLNFSPDMQYDVIAVNNAASIEPVVLSRDAAGPEGNFVRLDILHAHPDVAGVDIYLSTEEDISSVDPAVSGLEFKIDSADLPVTIPSGTYRIRVTLAGDKSAVFDSGNLELTMGSDLMITALPNVDGGAVSPVNLLVADKDGYSVLRSTGEKAAVRVVHAVDDAPDVDVLASGSAVDGLTMISFKEFRSKDLDPGSYDLSVAASSDNSLVVIEAPGTALNAGSTTSIYAVGKLNSVTDETIDPLVIAEDLRSVASYAKLRVVHASPTAGGLGLVDIHASATGTFDATTVVLSGVDFKGTATLNVPEGTYYLAVILAGDMTYTPAVQATAAVEDGGVYSVVATDDFAGGLLLNVDTAAP; translated from the coding sequence ATGAAAGTCAATTCGTTAATCGCAGTATTTGGTTCGGCAATTTTTTTAGCCGGGTGTAATCATGAAGACGACAATGATGTGCAACTGAGGGTGACACATGCCAGCAGTGATGCACCGATGGTTTCAGTGACACTCAATGGTGATGTCGCTTCAGGTCTGGAAAAAACAGATTATCAGGTTGCAGGAGACTGGATCGGTCTGATGTCGGGGAGCTACGATATTGCAGTGAATGCGCTGCTTCCCGGTGATCAGCAATCAGAAGTGATTGGTGCAAACCTGAATTTCTCACCGGATATGCAGTATGACGTGATTGCGGTGAATAATGCGGCAAGCATTGAACCGGTTGTGCTGAGTCGCGATGCCGCCGGGCCTGAAGGAAACTTTGTGCGTCTTGATATATTACATGCGCATCCGGACGTAGCCGGGGTTGATATTTATCTGAGTACAGAAGAAGACATCAGCAGTGTGGATCCTGCGGTCAGCGGCCTTGAATTCAAAATTGACAGCGCGGATTTACCAGTCACCATCCCTTCGGGAACATACCGGATCCGGGTGACTCTGGCGGGTGATAAAAGCGCGGTATTCGATAGCGGTAACCTTGAACTGACCATGGGTAGCGACCTGATGATCACTGCATTGCCAAATGTTGATGGTGGTGCGGTATCACCGGTGAACCTGCTGGTAGCGGATAAAGACGGATATAGTGTACTGAGAAGTACCGGTGAAAAAGCAGCGGTGCGGGTTGTGCATGCCGTCGATGATGCTCCGGATGTGGATGTGCTGGCTTCCGGCAGTGCTGTCGACGGGCTGACAATGATCAGTTTCAAAGAGTTCAGAAGTAAAGATCTGGATCCCGGCAGCTATGACCTGAGTGTCGCGGCATCATCTGATAATAGTCTGGTGGTTATCGAAGCGCCGGGAACTGCCCTGAATGCAGGCTCAACGACCAGTATTTATGCGGTAGGCAAGCTGAACAGTGTGACTGACGAAACCATTGACCCGCTGGTGATTGCTGAAGATCTGCGATCTGTCGCCAGTTATGCAAAACTGCGGGTTGTACATGCCAGCCCGACAGCAGGCGGTTTAGGTCTGGTGGATATTCATGCTTCAGCGACCGGAACTTTCGATGCCACCACAGTAGTCTTAAGTGGCGTTGACTTTAAAGGCACTGCGACGCTTAATGTGCCGGAAGGTACTTATTATCTGGCGGTTATTCTCGCCGGAGATATGACTTATACGCCAGCTGTACAGGCAACCGCAGCGGTTGAAGATGGTGGCGTCTATTCTGTGGTTGCAACAGATGACTTTGCCGGTGGACTATTGCTGAATGTCGACACAGCAGCACCGTAG
- a CDS encoding sigma-70 family RNA polymerase sigma factor, with amino-acid sequence MIEQPLSCHDVATLLFRIAESRCKRSYEQLFKMIAPMLLNYTRQQLHDESLAMEIVQETMLKVWLKAHLYDESKGAATTWIYSVARNVKFDTLRKLKHQNDWVQGDDLWPVLCEEPEPDRLPAEFHSIVRQELNKILDELPSSQSEVVRMICLQGESHQAVAQALNVPLGTVKSRLRLALQKMKEALDD; translated from the coding sequence ATGATCGAGCAACCTTTGTCATGTCATGACGTGGCAACTTTGTTGTTTCGCATTGCAGAATCACGCTGCAAACGAAGCTATGAGCAATTATTTAAAATGATTGCGCCCATGTTACTGAACTACACCCGGCAACAACTTCATGACGAATCCCTGGCGATGGAAATTGTGCAGGAGACCATGCTCAAAGTCTGGCTCAAGGCGCATCTCTATGATGAGTCTAAAGGGGCAGCCACCACCTGGATCTACTCTGTCGCCCGGAATGTAAAATTCGATACATTACGCAAACTCAAACATCAGAATGACTGGGTTCAGGGCGATGATCTGTGGCCGGTTCTTTGTGAAGAACCGGAGCCGGACCGGCTGCCTGCAGAATTTCATTCGATTGTCCGTCAGGAACTCAATAAAATTCTCGATGAACTGCCGTCTTCCCAGTCAGAAGTGGTCAGAATGATTTGTTTACAGGGCGAATCCCATCAGGCTGTGGCACAAGCGCTGAATGTGCCGCTGGGAACCGTGAAAAGCCGGCTCAGACTGGCGCTACAGAAAATGAAGGAGGCACTGGATGACTAA
- a CDS encoding ChrR family anti-sigma-E factor produces MTKIHYHPTDETLARYAAGDLDPASGIMLSAHLEFCSHCRQKVAAYEKAQAGEMMRAKPEPLSSGLHDMLSRILEQTPAQASGLPSAECDTTPPEMTTEICVNNKSFRLPRALRRHEAHIGPWSRLPGNIKRASVSTSGQSKMNFIYMDCDSSLPQHTHQGREITLVLAGEFSDEQATYRPGDFVLQTDNNTHSPRTSADQDCLCLTLLDAPLRFTSGLATLLNPFSPLFFR; encoded by the coding sequence ATGACTAAGATTCACTACCATCCGACGGATGAAACGCTGGCTCGTTATGCAGCAGGAGACCTCGATCCGGCATCAGGTATTATGCTCAGTGCACACCTGGAATTTTGCAGCCACTGCCGCCAGAAAGTAGCGGCTTATGAAAAAGCACAGGCCGGTGAAATGATGCGGGCAAAACCGGAGCCGCTCAGCAGCGGGCTTCACGATATGCTTTCCCGGATACTTGAGCAAACTCCGGCGCAGGCCAGTGGGTTACCCTCTGCGGAGTGCGACACAACACCACCGGAAATGACGACCGAAATCTGTGTAAACAATAAGTCTTTCCGCCTGCCGCGGGCTTTAAGGCGTCATGAGGCCCATATTGGTCCGTGGAGCCGGCTGCCGGGAAATATCAAGCGGGCCAGCGTTTCGACCAGCGGTCAGAGCAAGATGAACTTCATCTATATGGATTGTGACAGCAGCCTGCCGCAACACACCCATCAGGGCCGGGAAATCACGCTGGTGCTGGCCGGAGAATTCAGTGATGAGCAGGCCACCTACCGGCCGGGAGATTTTGTTCTTCAGACTGACAACAACACACATTCGCCCAGAACCTCGGCTGATCAGGATTGCTTATGCCTGACCTTACTGGATGCACCGCTGCGTTTCACTTCCGGCCTTGCAACCTTATTAAATCCATTCAGCCCGCTGTTTTTCCGTTAA
- a CDS encoding cation:proton antiporter family protein, giving the protein MDPQLLSIHYGDPLWIAIAFMCGLGVKTAGLPPLVGFLIAGFALNALGVKEGGFLGVLADLGITLLLFSIGLKLKLRSLARPEVWGTATLHMMIVTALFSALVVLLSYTSLPLIGGLSVETALLIGFAMSFSSTVFAVRILDESGTNNALHGQTAIGVLVVQDIAAVVFIAVSMGKLPTIWTLALVALIPVRWIMFKVLNRVGHGELLILFGITVALVGADLFEVVGIKGDVGALVFGMLLANHPKSGELVKALLGFKELFLVGFFLSVGMTATPGSTEILIALLFIVFLPIKVAIYFGLFSLFCLRTSSAWRTSLNLANYSEFGLIVGAIAVSSGWLSHDWLAVLAVVLSLSFMISAPVISVRDQIYERWRAKLNWFERKYRLESEKKLELAHIKAVVFGMGRMGIAAYHALENSYPDNIAGIEVDRERAAKLTSQGCNIYAGDATNPDFWIRAPELHHDLEWVLLTMPNHQANVNSVLRLKEMGYQGRIAATAKYHDEEDELRELGVDYTFNIYNVAGLGFANELQALATEENHTQR; this is encoded by the coding sequence ATGGACCCGCAATTACTTTCAATTCATTATGGCGACCCGCTCTGGATCGCAATTGCTTTTATGTGTGGCCTTGGTGTGAAAACGGCAGGGCTGCCGCCCCTTGTGGGTTTTTTGATTGCCGGTTTTGCCCTCAATGCGCTTGGAGTGAAAGAGGGCGGCTTTCTGGGCGTTCTGGCTGATCTCGGGATTACTCTTTTACTGTTTTCCATCGGACTGAAACTCAAACTGAGATCTCTGGCAAGGCCGGAAGTGTGGGGAACGGCGACCCTGCACATGATGATAGTCACCGCGCTGTTTTCGGCACTGGTGGTCCTCCTTTCTTATACATCCCTTCCCCTGATCGGTGGCCTGTCGGTTGAAACCGCACTGCTCATCGGGTTTGCCATGTCTTTTTCCAGCACAGTTTTTGCTGTCCGGATTCTTGATGAGAGCGGAACGAATAATGCCCTGCACGGGCAGACAGCGATTGGTGTGCTGGTTGTTCAGGATATTGCTGCGGTGGTTTTTATCGCGGTGTCTATGGGGAAACTGCCGACGATTTGGACGCTGGCTCTTGTGGCGCTGATCCCGGTGAGATGGATCATGTTTAAAGTGCTCAACAGGGTCGGGCATGGTGAACTGCTGATTCTTTTTGGTATTACCGTGGCACTGGTCGGGGCTGATCTGTTTGAAGTCGTCGGCATCAAAGGAGATGTCGGTGCGCTTGTATTTGGTATGTTGCTGGCGAATCATCCGAAATCCGGTGAACTGGTTAAAGCACTGCTTGGGTTTAAGGAACTGTTCTTAGTCGGCTTCTTTTTAAGCGTGGGTATGACAGCCACACCGGGCAGCACCGAAATTCTGATCGCTTTACTGTTTATCGTGTTCCTGCCGATCAAAGTCGCGATTTACTTCGGTCTGTTCAGTTTGTTCTGTTTACGGACCAGCTCCGCCTGGCGGACCTCGCTGAACCTGGCAAATTACAGTGAATTTGGTTTGATAGTCGGGGCAATTGCGGTGTCATCGGGTTGGTTGTCCCATGACTGGCTGGCCGTGCTTGCGGTGGTTTTATCGCTCTCATTTATGATTTCTGCGCCGGTGATCAGCGTGCGGGATCAAATCTATGAGCGATGGCGGGCAAAGCTTAACTGGTTTGAGAGAAAGTACCGGTTAGAATCTGAGAAAAAGCTGGAGCTGGCGCATATTAAGGCGGTTGTGTTTGGCATGGGAAGAATGGGAATTGCCGCATATCATGCGCTGGAAAACAGCTATCCTGATAATATTGCCGGTATTGAAGTGGACAGGGAAAGGGCTGCAAAGCTGACCTCGCAGGGATGTAATATTTATGCCGGGGATGCGACCAATCCGGACTTTTGGATCAGAGCACCTGAGCTGCATCATGATCTGGAGTGGGTACTGCTGACGATGCCAAACCATCAGGCCAATGTGAATTCAGTTTTACGTCTCAAAGAAATGGGTTACCAGGGGCGCATTGCAGCAACCGCCAAGTACCATGATGAGGAAGATGAACTCCGCGAACTGGGCGTTGATTATACATTCAATATCTATAACGTGGCCGGGCTGGGTTTTGCCAATGAGCTTCAGGCACTGGCGACTGAGGAAAATCATACGCAACGCTGA
- a CDS encoding methyltransferase domain-containing protein: protein MATRWVAVKPAGYININGEISMHDIVQDYYGKQLQSSADLQTTACCDISAVPEWLKPLLSNIHPGVLSRYYGCGLVCPSQLSGCRVLDLGCGSGRDVYALAQLAGPTGEVVGVDMTEEQLAVAKSHQQWHAEAFGFDNVRFVRGYIEKLKDLPLEPGSFDVIVSNCVVNLSPDKASVLEGVKHLLKPGGEFYFSDVYADRRVPDDVRRDPVIYGECLGGALYWNDFQRLAVAAGFTDPRLVTDRPLEVTAPELAARTGNIQFYSATYRLFHLDGLETACEDYGQAVIYQGTVPHHPHFFELDKHHKIETGKVFPVCGNTWRMLRETRFAGHFTFIGDFSHHYGLFAGCGSVMPFETGQADMDEGACC, encoded by the coding sequence ATGGCTACCCGCTGGGTGGCGGTGAAACCCGCAGGATACATCAACATCAATGGAGAAATTTCAATGCATGACATTGTTCAGGATTACTACGGAAAACAGTTACAGAGTTCAGCGGATTTACAGACAACGGCTTGCTGCGATATCAGTGCTGTTCCGGAATGGTTAAAGCCGTTGCTTTCCAATATCCATCCCGGGGTTTTATCCCGTTATTATGGTTGTGGGCTGGTTTGTCCGTCCCAGTTATCCGGCTGCCGGGTGCTTGATCTGGGGTGTGGTTCCGGGCGTGATGTTTATGCGCTGGCTCAGCTGGCCGGACCGACAGGTGAAGTTGTCGGTGTGGATATGACTGAAGAGCAGCTGGCGGTTGCCAAATCTCACCAGCAGTGGCATGCCGAAGCGTTTGGTTTTGATAATGTCCGTTTTGTCCGGGGGTATATCGAAAAGTTGAAAGATCTTCCCCTTGAACCGGGCTCCTTTGATGTCATTGTATCTAATTGTGTTGTGAATTTGTCTCCGGACAAGGCATCGGTACTGGAAGGTGTCAAACATTTGCTCAAACCGGGAGGAGAGTTCTATTTCTCTGATGTGTATGCTGATCGCCGCGTTCCTGATGATGTGCGTCGTGATCCGGTGATTTATGGTGAATGTCTTGGGGGGGCGCTTTACTGGAATGACTTCCAGCGTCTGGCTGTCGCGGCCGGTTTTACCGACCCGCGGCTGGTGACTGATCGCCCTCTGGAAGTGACGGCACCGGAGCTGGCAGCCCGGACCGGCAATATTCAGTTTTATTCGGCCACTTACCGGCTGTTTCATCTGGACGGGCTGGAAACCGCCTGCGAAGATTACGGACAGGCAGTGATTTATCAGGGAACTGTGCCGCATCACCCACACTTCTTTGAGCTCGATAAACATCACAAAATAGAGACGGGAAAGGTATTTCCTGTTTGTGGTAATACCTGGCGTATGTTGCGAGAGACGCGATTTGCCGGACACTTTACCTTTATTGGTGACTTCAGCCATCATTATGGATTGTTTGCCGGATGCGGTTCGGTGATGCCTTTTGAGACCGGGCAGGCGGATATGGATGAAGGTGCCTGTTGCTGA
- a CDS encoding TIGR04282 family arsenosugar biosynthesis glycosyltransferase has protein sequence MTAVRIILVAKAPLPGLAKTRLAPALGEEGAAQLAQALLEHSVAEAVAAGAGPVELYVSPSVSHPVWSSVNIPSGVHWSAQTEGDLGERLAAVTQRVTGQQEAVLLMGTDCPGLTAPVLREAALALVDHDACLVPVSDGGYALLGLKHHLPAVFHNMPWSTSQVAELTIQRIQAAGRSLKILAPLHDIDEPADLQWLPAGWR, from the coding sequence ATGACCGCTGTACGAATCATACTGGTGGCGAAAGCCCCATTACCGGGGCTGGCAAAGACGCGTCTTGCTCCGGCTCTGGGCGAAGAAGGTGCAGCGCAGCTGGCGCAGGCGTTACTGGAACACAGTGTCGCTGAAGCGGTGGCGGCCGGTGCCGGGCCGGTTGAGTTGTATGTCTCGCCGTCGGTGTCGCATCCGGTCTGGTCGTCGGTGAATATTCCGTCCGGAGTGCATTGGTCTGCCCAGACTGAGGGCGATTTGGGCGAGCGACTTGCGGCCGTGACGCAAAGAGTCACCGGGCAGCAGGAAGCTGTGCTGTTAATGGGCACGGATTGTCCCGGTTTAACGGCTCCGGTTCTACGTGAAGCAGCGCTGGCGCTGGTCGATCATGATGCCTGCTTAGTCCCGGTCAGTGATGGTGGCTATGCGCTGCTCGGATTAAAACATCATTTACCAGCCGTGTTCCATAACATGCCCTGGAGTACCAGTCAGGTCGCTGAACTCACCATTCAACGTATTCAGGCCGCCGGAAGAAGTCTGAAAATACTGGCACCACTGCACGATATCGACGAACCGGCCGACTTGCAATGGCTACCCGCTGGGTGGCGGTGA
- a CDS encoding TIGR04283 family arsenosugar biosynthesis glycosyltransferase, with protein sequence MNTQTFITESQGSDRAAGKRTRSALSLIVPMLNEAQQLPDLLPHLQVWQANGHEVLLVDGGSEDTSVSLALSAGFRVLHSERGRAKQMNTGAAIASGNILVFLHADTRLPALADQMIIQGLRRQVWGRFDVHLTGQARMLSIVAALMNLRSRLTGIATGDQTMFVDRDVFRAAGGFPEQPLMEDIEMSKRLLRFGRPCCLKVRATTSGRRWQERGVWRTIWLMWRLRWAYWQGVPAEQLAKEYR encoded by the coding sequence ATGAACACACAAACCTTTATCACAGAGAGTCAAGGCAGCGACAGGGCTGCCGGGAAACGAACCCGGTCTGCATTATCGCTGATTGTGCCAATGTTGAATGAAGCGCAACAGCTGCCGGATCTGCTCCCGCATCTGCAGGTCTGGCAGGCGAATGGGCATGAGGTGTTACTGGTCGATGGCGGAAGCGAAGACACTTCCGTTTCTCTGGCTCTCTCTGCCGGTTTCCGGGTGCTGCACAGTGAACGGGGCAGGGCAAAACAGATGAATACCGGCGCGGCGATAGCCAGCGGAAACATTCTGGTTTTCCTCCATGCTGATACCCGATTACCGGCGCTGGCCGATCAAATGATAATTCAGGGGCTGAGACGGCAGGTGTGGGGTCGGTTTGATGTGCACCTGACGGGACAAGCGCGGATGTTGAGTATTGTGGCTGCGCTGATGAACCTTCGTTCCCGCCTGACGGGGATTGCCACCGGCGATCAGACCATGTTCGTTGACCGGGATGTATTCCGGGCCGCCGGTGGATTTCCGGAGCAGCCGTTGATGGAAGATATTGAAATGTCGAAACGCCTGCTTCGCTTTGGCCGGCCCTGCTGCCTGAAAGTCCGGGCAACCACATCGGGGCGTCGCTGGCAGGAACGGGGCGTCTGGCGGACGATCTGGCTGATGTGGCGTCTGAGATGGGCCTACTGGCAGGGCGTTCCGGCTGAACAGCTGGCGAAGGAGTACCGATGA
- a CDS encoding FAD-dependent oxidoreductase, with protein MKKGLLLVVIAALVAGFFYFDLNQLLTLEGMKSGLSDFESLRAARPVLVGGTFLLIYVLVTALSLPGAAVMTLAAGALFGLVWGTVIVSFASTIGATLAFLVSRYLLHDVVQRRFGVRLKPMNEGIKKDGAFYLFTLRLVPVFPFFLINLLMGLTPIRAVTFYWVSQVGMFAGTIVYVNAGTQLAQLDSLSGILSPALLLSFALLGIFPLLAKKVLAMLNARRVYANYPKPKHFDRNLIVIGAGAGGLVTAYIAAAVKAKVTLVEAHKMGGDCLNYGCVPSKALIKSAKVAQQMRHAERYGLESGEPVFSFRRVMARVHEVIRAVEPHDSIERYTKLGVEVIEGYARLIDPWTVEIKRHDGEVQRLTGRATVLATGARPFVPPLPGIDDVGYVTSDTLWDAFAERDQAPERLVVLGGGPIGCELAQSFARLGSQVTQVEMAPRIMVREDEEVSALVTASLEADGVTMLTGHQALRCEQNGATKRLIVSAGNGEKAIEFDELLCAVGRVARLEGFGLETLGIETERTIVTNDYLETLYPNIFAAGDVAGPYQFTHTAAHQAWYAAVNALFGQFKKFKVDYRVIPWTTFVEPEVARVGLNEQEARETGIAYEVTRFGLDDLDRAIAESERHGFVKVLTEPGKDRILGVTIVGEHGGDLMAEFVLAMKHGLGLNKILGTIHAYPTWAEANKYAAGEWKRAHAPERILSWLEKYHYWRRGCAKQ; from the coding sequence ATGAAAAAAGGATTACTACTGGTTGTTATCGCTGCACTGGTTGCAGGATTTTTTTACTTCGATCTCAATCAGCTGTTAACGCTGGAAGGAATGAAAAGTGGCCTGAGTGACTTTGAGTCATTGCGGGCGGCCCGGCCTGTGTTGGTTGGCGGCACTTTTCTGCTGATTTATGTGTTGGTCACGGCTTTGTCTTTACCCGGCGCTGCTGTGATGACTCTGGCAGCCGGGGCGTTATTTGGCCTGGTCTGGGGTACAGTCATTGTTTCATTTGCCAGCACGATCGGTGCCACGCTGGCTTTTCTGGTATCCCGCTATCTGCTGCATGATGTTGTCCAGCGCCGTTTTGGTGTCCGTCTGAAACCGATGAATGAGGGGATTAAAAAAGATGGGGCATTTTATCTGTTTACCCTGCGTTTGGTGCCGGTCTTTCCTTTCTTTCTGATCAACCTGCTGATGGGGCTGACACCTATCCGGGCAGTGACTTTTTACTGGGTCAGTCAGGTAGGCATGTTTGCCGGAACGATTGTATATGTCAATGCCGGGACGCAACTGGCGCAGCTTGATAGCCTGTCCGGTATTCTGTCTCCGGCGTTGTTGCTCTCTTTTGCTCTGCTGGGTATTTTCCCTTTGCTGGCGAAGAAAGTGCTGGCCATGCTCAATGCCCGCCGGGTGTATGCCAACTATCCGAAACCCAAACACTTTGACCGCAATCTGATTGTGATTGGTGCGGGTGCCGGTGGGCTGGTGACTGCTTATATCGCTGCGGCTGTGAAAGCGAAAGTGACGCTGGTAGAAGCGCATAAAATGGGCGGCGATTGCCTGAATTACGGTTGTGTGCCGAGTAAGGCGCTGATTAAAAGTGCCAAAGTGGCGCAACAGATGCGTCATGCGGAACGTTACGGGCTGGAAAGTGGTGAACCTGTCTTCTCTTTTCGCCGGGTGATGGCGCGGGTGCATGAGGTGATCCGGGCGGTTGAGCCGCATGACAGTATTGAACGTTATACCAAACTCGGCGTGGAAGTGATTGAAGGTTACGCCCGGCTGATTGATCCGTGGACGGTTGAGATTAAGCGTCATGACGGAGAAGTTCAGCGGCTGACGGGCCGGGCGACTGTCCTTGCAACCGGGGCGCGCCCGTTTGTGCCGCCCCTACCCGGCATTGATGATGTGGGGTATGTCACCAGTGATACCTTATGGGACGCATTTGCCGAACGGGATCAGGCACCGGAGCGGCTGGTGGTACTGGGCGGTGGTCCGATCGGTTGTGAACTGGCACAGAGCTTTGCCCGGCTCGGTTCACAGGTCACGCAGGTTGAAATGGCGCCGCGCATTATGGTCCGCGAAGATGAAGAGGTTTCGGCACTGGTGACAGCATCGCTGGAAGCGGATGGCGTCACCATGTTAACCGGACATCAGGCGCTGCGCTGTGAACAAAACGGGGCAACGAAACGCCTGATCGTCAGTGCCGGAAACGGAGAGAAAGCGATCGAGTTTGACGAATTACTGTGTGCGGTCGGCCGGGTGGCACGGCTGGAGGGATTCGGGCTCGAAACACTGGGAATAGAGACTGAACGAACCATTGTCACCAATGATTATCTGGAAACCCTGTACCCGAATATTTTTGCGGCCGGTGATGTGGCCGGGCCTTATCAGTTTACGCATACTGCGGCACATCAGGCCTGGTATGCTGCGGTGAATGCGCTGTTTGGTCAGTTCAAAAAGTTCAAAGTCGATTACCGGGTGATCCCGTGGACCACGTTTGTTGAGCCAGAAGTTGCCCGGGTCGGGCTCAATGAGCAGGAAGCCCGCGAAACCGGCATCGCTTATGAAGTCACCCGGTTCGGGCTGGATGATTTAGACCGTGCGATTGCAGAGAGCGAGCGACACGGGTTTGTGAAAGTGCTGACAGAGCCGGGAAAAGACCGCATTCTCGGTGTCACCATTGTCGGGGAGCATGGCGGAGACCTGATGGCAGAGTTTGTCCTGGCGATGAAGCATGGCCTCGGCCTGAATAAAATATTAGGCACGATTCACGCCTATCCGACCTGGGCTGAAGCGAATAAATATGCTGCCGGGGAATGGAAACGGGCCCATGCGCCGGAACGAATTCTGTCATGGCTGGAGAAGTATCATTACTGGCGGCGCGGTTGTGCAAAACAGTAA